In one Pseudoliparis swirei isolate HS2019 ecotype Mariana Trench chromosome 23, NWPU_hadal_v1, whole genome shotgun sequence genomic region, the following are encoded:
- the LOC130188603 gene encoding E3 ubiquitin-protein ligase RNF216-like produces MDNCAFDTCALWEALKKWQDSGDPSGKRRRSRASSSERCCVDFHFERGSVKFDKKMYFLENDRRNCRTYKILEASVQKELSFYQQKAKEWAEHEDFLLALQVNEDEYKMVGGTHTVTVDQTCEPTCACLIACLLVLQSELSCMEGGCPCSFPVCELEKVLPENILFKYYERQAEEAVAAACADELVRCPFCSFPALLDKDRSLLRCPDPRCRKESCRKCHVEWKQHVGKTCEQVLEKDEIRKRQFFEESMTAARVRKCVKCTMGLVKSEGCNLMLCRCGSLMCYLCREPITGYIHFCQHARNPGAPCEHCHKCSIWTDPTQDDERIIRDIQKEGEAELNKKSLDNPGKRVGPPPEPIIKAKRLCMHPLHPQPAAPPPPAGWWYRPACTIS; encoded by the exons ATGGATAACTGCGCT tTTGACACATGTGCCTTATGGGAAGCTCTGAAGAAGTGGCAGGATTCGGGCGACCCCTCAGGAAAGAGACGACGGAGCAGAGCCTCCTCCTCGGAGCGCTGCTGCGTCGACTTCCACTTCGAGCGCG GTTCGGTGAAGTTTGataagaagatgtatttcttgGAGAACGACCGCCGCAACTGCAGAACGTACAAGATCCTGGAAGCCTCCGTGCAGAAGGAGCTTTCCTTCTATCAGCAGAAGGCCAAGGAATGGGCAGAG cATGAGGACTTCCTCCTGGCTCTGCAGGTCAATGAGGACGAATACAAGATGGTAGGaggcacacacaccgtcactGTGGATCagact tgtgaaCCGACCTGCGCTTGTCTAATAGCGTGTTTGCTCGTGTTGCAGTCGGAGCTGAGCTGCATGGAGGGAGGCTGCCCGTGCTCCTTCCCGGTGTGTGagctggagaaagtcctcccgGAGAACATACTGTTTAAATACTACGAGAGGCAGGCGGAGGAGGCCGTCGCCGCCGCCTGTGCTGATGAACTTGTgcg GTGCCCGTTTTGCAGTTTCCCAGCCTTGTTGGACAAAGACCGGTCTCTGTTACGCTGTCCCGACCCCCGGTGCCGCAAG GAGAGCTGTAGGAAGTGCCACGTCGAGTGGAAGCAGCACGTGGGGAAGACGTGTGAGCAGGTCCTGGAGAAGGACGAGATCCGCAAGAGGCAGTTCTT CGAGGAGAGCATGACGGCCGCCCGGGTGAGGAAGTGCGTGAAGTGCACGATGGGCCTGGTGAAGTCCGAGGGCTGCAACCTGATGTTGTGCCGCTGCGGCAGCCTCATGTGCTACCTGTGCAGGGAGCCGATCACGGGCTACATCCACTTCTGTCAGCACGCGCGCAACCCCGGCGCGCCCTGCGAGCACTGCCACAAGTGCTCCATCTGGACGGACCCCACG CAAGACGACGAGCGGATCATTCGGGACATCCAGAAGGAGGGCGAAGCGGAGCTCAATAAGAAGTCTTTAG ataATCCGGGGAAGCGGGTCGGCCCTCCTCCGGAGCCCATCATCAAGGCCAAGCGTCTGTGCATGCACCCCCTGCACCCTCAACCCgcggccccccccccacccgcaggCTGGTGGTACAGGCCGGCATGTACCATCAGCTGA